One window of Oscillibacter hominis genomic DNA carries:
- a CDS encoding GNAT family N-acetyltransferase → MLGLRPYQIGDAAYVAGWVRDRRTLLLWSGRRFADEELPLKPERFHGQYLARAAEPLWPMTAFDETGTPVGHLNLRWPDASDRRTVRIGFVIVDDALRGRGVGREMVSMACRYALDYLRAERVTLGVFADNPAALRCYESIGFERVGESEYPIGEERLPGIELELRT, encoded by the coding sequence ATGTTGGGACTGCGGCCGTATCAGATCGGCGACGCCGCCTATGTGGCCGGATGGGTGAGGGACCGGCGAACGCTGCTCCTGTGGTCGGGCCGGAGGTTTGCGGATGAGGAGCTTCCACTGAAGCCGGAGCGGTTCCACGGCCAGTACCTGGCACGGGCGGCGGAGCCGCTGTGGCCCATGACCGCCTTCGACGAGACCGGGACCCCGGTGGGCCATTTGAATCTGCGCTGGCCGGACGCCTCCGACCGGAGGACCGTGCGCATTGGGTTTGTCATTGTGGACGATGCCCTGCGCGGGCGGGGCGTGGGCCGGGAGATGGTGTCCATGGCCTGCCGCTACGCGCTGGACTATCTCAGGGCGGAGCGGGTGACGCTTGGGGTGTTCGCGGACAACCCTGCGGCCCTCCGCTGCTATGAGTCCATCGGATTTGAGCGGGTCGGCGAGAGCGAGTATCCCATTGGGGAGGAGCGCCTCCCGGGGATTGAACTGGAATTGAGAACATGA